One genomic window of Fibrobacter sp. UWT2 includes the following:
- a CDS encoding YidC/Oxa1 family insertase periplasmic-domain containing protein, whose protein sequence is MNKNTLIGSVLIVAIMIWWFSMTSANNEAAEKAKQAQKAAAKEAAAQVVDSAEAPAASELVLPGSTAELKAAPILGAAGEAAADSAVKDSAVAANDSAAAPAPKVVAPRTVTVETDKFIMTLSNKGGKIQSVIVKALPDSAKHFPELIQDTTLGALDLKLGGADLSNVLFEVNAPEWINVENDTTVQFVFTDANGSEVVRSYGFTKSGVAVRQVNKFKGFRVDNYELSWKGGMKETEEFPKGKSFGGTSYFFSEVIFKNNEITERETFSDAMTFDNANYYWVGMRRKYVAMSVQFDSPVPAQVKGKHINLATEGNPDPGTYSLSIADNVRGDSVAYNFMVLPLEWAEVEALGQGYEKIIVTGSKWFPGSSVWFVWICAMLLKLLKFFYSIIPNYGVAIILVTFIVRGITTPFTIKQLKSTSAMSKLKPQLDEINVKYRSDPQKKQAAVMELYAKNGVNPLASCTGGCLPMIIQMPIFMGLFFVLGRAVELRGMPAFLWITDLSRSDVIFHGFSIPFLMPDGLALLPWIMVVTTYFQTKVTMSGNGAMDPAQQKMMVWMMPAMMFLFSAVMPSGLVLYWIVSNFWSIIQYKIIRRDNGNNGPKTVNGKKVVDAEIVK, encoded by the coding sequence ATGAACAAGAATACTCTCATCGGATCAGTCCTTATCGTAGCCATCATGATTTGGTGGTTCTCCATGACCAGCGCGAACAACGAAGCTGCCGAAAAGGCCAAGCAGGCACAGAAGGCTGCTGCCAAGGAAGCTGCCGCCCAGGTCGTGGATAGCGCCGAAGCTCCTGCTGCAAGCGAACTGGTGCTCCCCGGTTCTACCGCCGAACTGAAGGCCGCACCGATTCTCGGTGCCGCAGGCGAAGCCGCTGCCGATAGCGCCGTGAAGGATTCCGCGGTTGCTGCTAATGACTCTGCCGCCGCCCCCGCCCCGAAGGTCGTTGCACCGCGTACGGTCACTGTCGAAACCGACAAGTTCATCATGACCCTTAGCAACAAGGGCGGCAAGATCCAGAGCGTCATCGTCAAGGCTCTCCCGGATTCTGCAAAGCATTTCCCCGAACTCATTCAAGACACGACTCTCGGAGCCCTCGACCTCAAGCTCGGTGGTGCCGACCTTTCCAATGTTCTCTTCGAAGTCAACGCTCCGGAATGGATTAACGTCGAAAACGATACCACGGTTCAGTTTGTCTTTACCGATGCCAACGGCAGCGAAGTCGTTCGTAGCTACGGCTTCACCAAGAGCGGTGTCGCTGTCCGCCAGGTGAACAAGTTCAAGGGTTTCCGCGTTGACAACTACGAGCTCTCCTGGAAGGGCGGCATGAAGGAAACCGAAGAATTCCCGAAGGGCAAGAGCTTCGGCGGTACTAGCTACTTCTTTAGCGAAGTGATTTTCAAGAACAACGAAATTACCGAACGCGAAACCTTCTCTGACGCCATGACCTTCGACAATGCCAACTACTACTGGGTCGGTATGCGCCGTAAGTACGTTGCCATGTCGGTGCAGTTCGATTCTCCGGTGCCCGCCCAGGTCAAGGGCAAGCACATCAACTTGGCAACCGAAGGCAACCCGGATCCGGGTACCTACAGCCTCTCCATTGCAGACAACGTTCGCGGCGATTCCGTGGCTTACAACTTCATGGTGCTCCCGCTGGAATGGGCCGAAGTCGAAGCTCTCGGCCAGGGCTACGAAAAGATCATCGTGACCGGTTCCAAGTGGTTCCCGGGCTCGAGCGTGTGGTTCGTGTGGATTTGCGCCATGCTGCTCAAGCTGCTCAAGTTCTTCTACTCGATTATTCCGAACTACGGCGTCGCCATTATCCTCGTGACCTTTATCGTCCGCGGCATTACGACCCCGTTCACCATCAAGCAGCTCAAGTCGACGTCTGCCATGAGCAAGCTCAAGCCGCAGCTCGACGAAATCAACGTGAAGTACCGCAGCGATCCGCAGAAGAAGCAGGCCGCCGTCATGGAACTCTACGCCAAGAACGGTGTGAACCCGCTCGCCAGCTGCACCGGTGGCTGCCTCCCGATGATTATCCAGATGCCGATCTTCATGGGCCTCTTCTTCGTGCTCGGTCGCGCTGTTGAACTCCGCGGTATGCCGGCATTCCTCTGGATTACCGACCTTAGCCGCAGCGACGTGATTTTCCACGGCTTCAGCATTCCGTTCCTCATGCCCGATGGCCTTGCTCTCCTCCCGTGGATCATGGTGGTCACCACCTACTTCCAGACCAAGGTGACCATGAGCGGCAACGGCGCCATGGACCCTGCCCAGCAGAAGATGATGGTATGGATGATGCCCGCTATGATGTTCCTGTTCAGCGCCGTGATGCCGTCTGGCCTCGTGCTCTACTGGATTGTGTCCAACTTCTGGAGCATCATTCAGTACAAGATCATCCGCCGCGACAACGGCAATAACGGCCCGAAAACCGTGAACGGCAAGAAAGTCGTCGACGCCGAAATCGTGAAGTGA
- a CDS encoding T9SS type A sorting domain-containing protein, with amino-acid sequence MKKNSYAFLFVAVFLTAVTIHAASLSGNSTDGYYINMPSSGSESLTLTSSVTSFKVYDDGGRDGLYSANASGYLEITAPTNKKLVLTGVLKSQFYAIANNAPDYLTIYDGNSSSTDMLESKAFSPNAHGEPYYITATSKGETVTLYFKSDNSFQFDGLDLLVQVVSSTTETHSVSITPNVTGGTITASPQTAQIGTTVSLSASPNTGYMLNGITIQGTDKYPVRVLNDLWYNTNPYFVMRGSDVTVTPTFTNAKTKEDGLGIVLPRTGTMEVTIPAGVASFKVEDDGGYSEGNGASSENTSGTLVVTAPTGKVIQVTGNVVQNSGLTAEINVYDGAKTGGTLLLSKSGTTDVGVLATSTNKLTLGYRGGNADIDLKMAIIDPTVTHEIQTANNVVGGSASCLLTEAEYHDNVSVALTYSNAYLPIGLVVTSSDGTPVKVNLPSSFVTSAEFEMPYGDVFVEPQFTTDWTADGGLYANVPASGKTIIDIPAGVTSFHVYDDGGKDGFMSASVDGVLVLQAPSGKLLQLKGVANVWGSSVTIYDGDESGSELKTTNAYGDYNIGSVFSSGQTMAIKLKNTTGSTAKGLDFVVTVMDPSVKYDVTIPTMEGGSVSSNVGIAGAAYGTRVELTGTPASEDGYFLGGIKVTEEDGTPVAVTKDASGDVYSFTMPYSSVTIEPFFANPKIATFDDVGGLNNGAYFYLDCSVDVCTISQGADDNATHTYKSKYWYVEAGLYDDDVCEWDEFHQVPISCDYGVLYEYQNNYLSNTLKLGTSLDFGGRDATGKCLMQFETISGPTVIDGNNETVKGLCQTSTNHSGFVYAGYQSLSISNVTFTNAYIAGEGFTGAGVIAAEASSGVTISNVKVEKSIVHAASQVGGLVGYAAGTISIQNSSFEGDVTGKGPNAKLGGLVGYASTPDMTIEKSFVKSNVANLSSQLTPGNVTNNYVGGLVGMVETSSNGYSVALTIKNTYSIGEVSSEALNVSNNTDKLGYIVGNIASSLTDASRIVNNYHVGDDKAELGVGAMANFISYDADSWMQGATGYCYGNVRNSTTSISTTGTMGYHRNDTYDGILTVPDNTYVDFFAGSIGSYDPVERTANGVASKTDMESGLLAALMNYNLEAEGEPDLWVSDGDFPVFAGASDKPNHLVVVQTKQITDAQQINGAGLEPVHEYYYKYNGPIDYSILAAGLTAFTDASGKLNADGMSAAAAVKAAVASNAGVEEADVAIVDATGKVVSLTEGFTSSQVLTALINYTVSFDLSPFDSKTVVLGGDWVATKTGINVESQEKFPRVYVLKSEDNVYSLAEWGSAMAQVSANADRSDHLTSMMLGEINPTSSKISVYPLVSTTTSEVAKLRVVAYDEDGNELTGKTDYYGNVVLSQVVGADVDDLTQVSSLCDISAGTANSSFNHCLYLPKADDTLTFNVSLEPKPGYTMTLTGLNFNWYDPTGKTVSTEPPAGFGYDALTGKLVIAPAYMANQDMKLGVKYTVTGPFYVTYDLNTNAEDEGNLFFPMDASSSGKFEFDETVVSTDLWVPYRSDKCFDGWSVVTQYNPAVPASEPPKIMTLYADYAASALSLDPDAPTELQANWKDCGASQPAAGVMIASGDTTAKVMLKQVFDGVEYEHLLGSNAFELPANMSGYKFFIDSANSVVDLGYEAVGINVKYSVNGIYHEVAIEGDSIVVGKSNVSDFLVTMETQVALNGKQFWINGNVDTVFYGSSITMLEVEAQKDEPITTDVYRVGYKLKGWSFEDGSTPQQQGPVAFVYTPMTHLKFDKYFEDDYVAYAKAYGHLPDTLYAVWEADANAGVKRIVNKSKDVSSFRLMRDLSGQAFDYLVSDSLLLPAEGLFEFRVEMIYDSNEIEVDDRRAIVVLDEDGELDEILENDVRYTVGKSIGLKANILKDKRVQFVLNENSEDQVFFGSDWVDTLATENPDSALVLPTIAYNSAKCLAGWTIDSTSNKLLTVLDKDLLNDLRAKGNAQGRSISELLYAKWTTNLDSCAGDFMKLAIEQENGSVWFVEDDKDKTIKRDFTDEGTMFVPLEMNGHKFRVQASGVDTSVYVLDSLVVLRSGSVDTVLFVGDLMPEVLDSSVSLKAYFGWKNKTKLEIVKSRLDSNGVMFKLSFKASDFEVRRNVSALMEIYDTVKDSVVRSFALGDSVVMGYDTAFVFPMRKPGNYRMVVTLEDQTGLKDTLSRDFSVDPEIASVAADSWQMLSLSAVDMSSIKKDGDQVFYWWDEQGLGEFWQYKRLDLNEPVDATVGVWYNSLEGRPLVVRDDLEDEENDFVWKLDSANTGWNLVANPHGWAVDLFANYPEMVKDVDEESEVMFYKWNAEEGHYDPVYKSIGPYEAVWVQVSEKTDWKVSADPYFPPDAAPLEKCALAKASTKDRWTLQVKLSDKNGKQDSWNILGAGLNPVDADEPPEGMGDHVNLSIVEGKRALAKSIKEASDEMEWTIALSASNDRVGYLTIDGIDGVKAYGYRVFVTVDGNTTEMQEGMPLKVYLKSTAKTATVRVAPAARTVAKNMLKGLRTARLGGKLKVSFEATGLAGTNARVDILDMKGHVISTVTAKTLEGANALVLDAPQTGLYMLRVRAGSKQQTVKILVR; translated from the coding sequence ATGAAAAAGAATTCATATGCGTTTCTCTTCGTGGCAGTATTCCTCACTGCCGTAACGATTCATGCCGCTAGCTTGTCGGGAAACTCCACTGATGGCTATTACATCAATATGCCTTCGAGCGGGTCTGAATCGCTAACCCTTACCAGTTCCGTTACTTCGTTCAAGGTCTATGATGACGGTGGACGTGATGGTCTTTATAGTGCTAATGCCTCGGGCTATCTTGAAATAACTGCTCCGACAAATAAAAAGTTGGTTCTGACGGGCGTGTTGAAATCGCAATTCTATGCGATTGCTAATAACGCTCCGGATTACTTGACTATTTATGATGGCAATAGCTCGTCAACAGATATGCTTGAATCCAAGGCCTTTAGTCCGAATGCTCATGGGGAACCGTATTACATAACAGCAACCAGCAAGGGGGAAACGGTAACTCTCTATTTTAAGTCAGATAATTCGTTCCAATTCGATGGTCTTGATCTGTTGGTTCAAGTTGTGTCGAGCACTACGGAAACTCATAGCGTTTCGATTACTCCGAATGTAACTGGAGGAACAATCACGGCTTCGCCGCAAACGGCTCAAATTGGTACAACTGTCTCTTTGTCCGCAAGTCCCAATACAGGCTATATGCTTAATGGAATTACTATTCAAGGAACGGATAAGTATCCTGTAAGAGTTCTCAATGATTTATGGTATAATACCAATCCGTATTTTGTCATGCGTGGCTCTGATGTTACGGTAACCCCGACTTTTACTAATGCTAAAACCAAAGAAGATGGTCTTGGAATTGTGTTGCCTCGAACTGGCACCATGGAGGTGACGATTCCTGCCGGTGTTGCCTCGTTTAAGGTTGAAGATGATGGTGGATACAGTGAAGGCAATGGCGCAAGTTCTGAAAATACATCTGGCACTCTTGTTGTCACGGCGCCGACGGGCAAAGTCATTCAGGTGACGGGAAACGTGGTGCAAAATTCGGGCTTGACTGCTGAAATCAATGTTTATGATGGTGCTAAGACCGGCGGAACACTCTTGCTGTCGAAATCCGGAACAACAGATGTCGGTGTTCTCGCAACTTCTACCAATAAGTTGACTCTTGGTTATCGTGGTGGAAATGCAGATATCGATCTTAAGATGGCCATTATAGATCCGACAGTAACTCATGAAATTCAAACCGCTAATAATGTGGTAGGTGGTTCGGCGAGTTGCTTGTTAACTGAGGCCGAGTATCATGATAATGTTTCTGTGGCGCTTACTTATAGTAACGCGTATCTTCCTATAGGTCTTGTCGTAACATCTTCTGATGGAACCCCCGTGAAGGTGAATCTTCCGTCTTCGTTCGTTACATCTGCAGAATTTGAGATGCCTTATGGTGATGTGTTTGTTGAACCGCAGTTCACGACCGATTGGACTGCAGATGGTGGCTTGTATGCGAATGTGCCTGCGTCTGGGAAAACCATTATTGATATCCCTGCAGGAGTGACATCCTTCCATGTGTATGATGATGGTGGAAAAGACGGGTTCATGAGCGCTAGTGTTGATGGTGTTCTTGTATTGCAAGCTCCTTCAGGAAAGCTGTTGCAGTTGAAAGGTGTCGCTAATGTATGGGGCTCAAGTGTAACTATTTACGATGGTGACGAATCGGGGAGCGAACTTAAGACAACCAATGCTTATGGCGATTATAATATCGGATCCGTATTTAGTTCTGGCCAGACGATGGCTATAAAACTTAAAAACACGACAGGGTCGACGGCGAAAGGGCTTGATTTTGTTGTAACTGTGATGGATCCTAGCGTAAAGTACGATGTTACGATTCCCACTATGGAAGGGGGGAGCGTGTCTTCAAATGTTGGTATCGCTGGTGCAGCCTACGGAACTCGAGTGGAATTGACTGGGACTCCGGCAAGTGAAGACGGATATTTCTTAGGTGGAATCAAGGTTACCGAAGAAGATGGGACCCCTGTGGCGGTGACTAAGGATGCGTCTGGAGACGTGTACTCCTTTACAATGCCGTACAGCAGTGTGACAATAGAGCCGTTCTTTGCTAATCCGAAAATTGCAACCTTTGATGATGTTGGCGGCCTTAATAATGGTGCTTATTTCTATTTGGATTGTAGCGTTGATGTTTGTACGATTTCTCAAGGGGCTGATGACAACGCTACCCATACATATAAATCCAAGTATTGGTATGTTGAAGCTGGTCTGTATGATGATGATGTTTGTGAATGGGACGAGTTCCACCAAGTGCCTATTTCTTGCGATTATGGTGTTCTGTATGAATATCAAAATAATTACTTGAGCAATACTTTAAAGCTTGGAACGTCGCTTGACTTTGGTGGCCGCGATGCCACGGGCAAATGTTTAATGCAGTTCGAGACGATTTCGGGCCCCACTGTGATTGATGGTAATAATGAAACGGTCAAGGGTCTTTGCCAGACGTCTACAAATCATTCGGGATTTGTTTATGCTGGATACCAATCGTTGTCTATAAGCAATGTGACGTTTACAAATGCATATATTGCAGGCGAGGGCTTCACTGGAGCCGGTGTTATTGCAGCAGAAGCTTCTTCGGGCGTAACCATTTCTAATGTCAAGGTTGAAAAATCAATAGTCCATGCCGCATCCCAGGTAGGCGGCCTTGTCGGTTATGCTGCAGGAACCATCAGTATTCAAAATTCTTCGTTCGAGGGGGATGTGACTGGCAAGGGCCCGAATGCTAAGCTTGGCGGCCTTGTCGGTTACGCAAGTACGCCAGATATGACCATAGAGAAGTCTTTTGTGAAAAGCAATGTAGCAAACCTGTCTTCGCAATTGACTCCTGGTAACGTGACTAATAATTATGTGGGTGGCCTCGTTGGTATGGTGGAAACCTCGTCGAATGGGTATTCCGTTGCGTTAACAATTAAGAATACGTATTCTATTGGTGAAGTGTCGAGCGAGGCACTTAATGTAAGTAATAACACAGATAAGCTTGGCTATATCGTTGGTAATATTGCCTCTAGTTTGACGGATGCATCGAGAATCGTGAATAACTATCACGTTGGCGATGATAAAGCTGAACTTGGTGTGGGTGCTATGGCGAATTTTATATCATATGATGCCGATTCTTGGATGCAAGGCGCTACAGGTTACTGTTATGGTAACGTGCGCAATTCTACAACGTCGATAAGTACAACGGGTACGATGGGCTACCATAGGAATGATACTTATGACGGAATACTTACGGTGCCGGACAATACCTATGTGGACTTCTTTGCGGGTTCTATAGGTTCGTATGACCCGGTAGAGCGAACGGCAAATGGCGTTGCAAGCAAAACGGATATGGAATCTGGACTTTTGGCCGCTTTGATGAATTATAATCTGGAAGCTGAAGGTGAACCTGATTTATGGGTGAGCGATGGTGATTTCCCGGTTTTTGCGGGAGCGTCTGACAAGCCGAACCATTTGGTGGTGGTGCAGACGAAACAAATAACGGATGCCCAGCAAATAAATGGTGCTGGATTAGAACCGGTACATGAATATTATTACAAGTATAATGGCCCCATTGATTATTCTATTCTTGCTGCTGGGCTTACGGCATTTACGGATGCTTCGGGAAAATTGAATGCGGATGGAATGAGCGCGGCTGCAGCTGTAAAGGCTGCTGTTGCCTCGAATGCGGGTGTAGAAGAAGCGGATGTGGCCATTGTTGATGCAACCGGAAAAGTTGTTTCGTTGACAGAAGGGTTTACATCGAGTCAGGTGCTCACCGCCCTCATCAATTACACCGTCTCCTTCGATCTATCACCGTTTGATTCCAAGACCGTTGTCCTTGGCGGTGACTGGGTGGCAACGAAGACGGGAATAAACGTTGAATCGCAAGAGAAATTCCCTCGTGTGTATGTGCTGAAGAGTGAGGACAATGTATATAGCCTTGCCGAATGGGGTTCTGCAATGGCTCAGGTCTCTGCGAATGCTGATAGGTCGGATCATTTGACGTCTATGATGTTGGGTGAAATTAATCCGACTTCGTCTAAAATTTCGGTGTATCCGCTTGTAAGTACGACTACTAGCGAAGTCGCGAAACTCCGTGTTGTTGCTTATGATGAAGATGGCAATGAATTGACTGGCAAAACGGATTACTATGGAAACGTCGTTCTTTCTCAGGTTGTAGGTGCGGATGTTGATGATCTGACGCAGGTGTCGAGCTTGTGCGATATTTCCGCAGGTACTGCGAATAGTAGTTTCAACCATTGCTTGTATTTGCCTAAGGCCGATGACACCTTGACCTTCAATGTTTCGCTTGAACCGAAACCCGGCTATACCATGACACTGACGGGTTTAAACTTTAACTGGTATGATCCTACGGGTAAGACGGTTTCAACTGAACCTCCGGCTGGTTTCGGCTATGACGCATTGACGGGTAAGTTGGTGATTGCACCGGCCTATATGGCGAATCAAGACATGAAGCTTGGGGTCAAGTATACGGTCACGGGCCCGTTCTATGTGACTTATGACTTGAATACGAATGCCGAAGACGAAGGCAATCTTTTCTTCCCGATGGATGCATCATCGTCGGGCAAGTTCGAATTTGATGAAACTGTCGTTTCTACAGATTTGTGGGTGCCGTACCGTTCCGACAAGTGTTTCGACGGTTGGTCTGTTGTGACTCAGTATAATCCAGCTGTTCCGGCGTCGGAGCCGCCTAAGATCATGACGCTTTATGCCGATTATGCGGCGTCTGCGTTAAGCTTGGATCCCGATGCTCCTACAGAGTTGCAGGCCAATTGGAAAGATTGCGGCGCTAGCCAGCCTGCCGCGGGTGTTATGATTGCGAGCGGCGATACGACTGCCAAGGTCATGCTGAAGCAAGTGTTTGACGGCGTTGAGTATGAACACTTGCTTGGTAGCAATGCGTTTGAGTTGCCGGCAAACATGTCTGGCTATAAGTTCTTTATCGATTCCGCCAACAGCGTTGTTGATTTGGGTTACGAGGCGGTCGGTATCAACGTCAAGTATAGTGTGAATGGCATTTACCATGAAGTGGCTATCGAAGGCGATTCTATCGTGGTGGGAAAATCGAATGTTTCTGATTTCCTTGTGACGATGGAAACGCAGGTGGCATTGAACGGGAAGCAGTTCTGGATCAATGGAAATGTAGATACTGTGTTCTATGGCTCTAGTATTACAATGCTAGAAGTTGAAGCCCAAAAGGACGAGCCGATTACGACGGATGTTTACCGCGTGGGTTACAAGCTGAAGGGTTGGAGTTTTGAAGACGGCTCTACACCGCAGCAGCAGGGCCCGGTTGCTTTTGTTTATACGCCGATGACCCACTTGAAATTCGATAAGTATTTTGAAGATGACTATGTTGCGTATGCGAAGGCCTATGGCCACTTGCCCGATACGCTGTATGCCGTGTGGGAAGCAGATGCAAATGCCGGTGTGAAACGCATAGTGAACAAGAGCAAAGACGTCAGTTCGTTCAGGCTGATGCGGGATCTCAGCGGCCAGGCATTCGATTACCTGGTTTCGGATTCGTTGCTGTTGCCTGCAGAGGGTCTCTTTGAATTTAGAGTAGAAATGATTTACGATTCGAACGAAATCGAAGTGGACGATAGGCGTGCCATTGTCGTCTTGGATGAGGATGGCGAACTGGATGAAATTCTTGAAAATGATGTCCGCTATACTGTCGGAAAATCCATCGGCCTCAAGGCGAACATACTGAAGGATAAGCGCGTGCAGTTCGTGCTGAATGAAAACTCCGAAGACCAGGTGTTCTTCGGTAGCGATTGGGTCGATACGCTTGCCACTGAAAATCCGGATTCTGCCTTGGTGCTCCCGACAATCGCTTACAATTCGGCAAAGTGCCTTGCCGGTTGGACCATTGATTCGACTTCTAATAAGTTGCTTACGGTGCTTGATAAGGATCTGTTGAACGACTTGCGCGCAAAGGGCAACGCCCAGGGTCGCAGTATTAGCGAACTGCTTTATGCCAAGTGGACGACGAATCTCGATAGCTGTGCGGGTGACTTCATGAAGCTTGCGATTGAACAGGAAAATGGAAGCGTCTGGTTTGTCGAAGATGACAAGGACAAGACAATTAAGCGCGACTTTACCGATGAAGGCACCATGTTTGTTCCGCTGGAAATGAATGGCCACAAATTCAGGGTGCAGGCGTCGGGCGTAGATACTTCTGTCTATGTGCTAGATTCCTTGGTGGTGCTGCGCAGTGGCAGTGTCGATACGGTGCTTTTTGTGGGTGACTTGATGCCCGAAGTTTTGGACAGCAGTGTGTCGCTCAAGGCCTACTTCGGCTGGAAAAACAAGACGAAACTGGAAATCGTGAAGTCTCGTTTGGATAGCAACGGTGTCATGTTCAAGTTGAGCTTCAAGGCGAGCGATTTCGAAGTAAGACGCAATGTTTCGGCTTTGATGGAAATCTATGATACTGTAAAGGATTCAGTTGTTAGAAGCTTTGCTCTTGGCGATTCTGTTGTCATGGGCTATGATACGGCGTTTGTTTTCCCTATGAGAAAGCCGGGTAACTATAGGATGGTCGTGACTCTCGAAGACCAGACGGGCTTGAAAGATACGTTAAGCAGAGACTTCTCTGTTGACCCGGAAATTGCTTCCGTTGCGGCGGATAGCTGGCAGATGCTTTCACTCTCGGCTGTGGACATGTCTTCGATCAAGAAGGATGGCGACCAGGTATTCTACTGGTGGGATGAACAGGGCTTGGGTGAGTTCTGGCAGTACAAACGGTTAGACCTGAATGAACCTGTTGATGCGACTGTTGGCGTATGGTACAACTCTTTGGAAGGTCGCCCGCTTGTAGTGCGTGACGACCTTGAGGATGAGGAAAATGACTTTGTCTGGAAACTTGATAGTGCGAATACGGGCTGGAACCTGGTGGCTAATCCGCACGGTTGGGCTGTAGACCTGTTTGCGAATTATCCGGAAATGGTCAAGGATGTAGACGAAGAATCGGAAGTGATGTTCTATAAATGGAATGCCGAGGAAGGTCATTACGACCCGGTATATAAGAGCATTGGCCCGTACGAAGCCGTGTGGGTGCAGGTTTCCGAGAAGACCGATTGGAAGGTGTCTGCCGATCCGTACTTTCCGCCCGATGCGGCTCCGCTTGAAAAGTGCGCCCTTGCGAAGGCCTCGACCAAGGACCGCTGGACTCTGCAGGTCAAGCTTTCGGACAAGAATGGCAAGCAGGATTCTTGGAATATTCTGGGCGCCGGCTTGAATCCGGTCGATGCTGACGAACCGCCTGAAGGCATGGGCGACCATGTGAACCTTTCAATTGTCGAGGGCAAGCGCGCCTTGGCGAAGTCCATTAAGGAAGCGTCCGATGAAATGGAATGGACTATTGCCTTGTCTGCATCCAATGACCGCGTAGGTTACCTGACCATTGATGGTATCGATGGTGTGAAGGCTTATGGCTACCGCGTGTTTGTAACGGTGGACGGCAATACGACCGAAATGCAGGAAGGCATGCCGCTCAAGGTTTACCTGAAGTCGACTGCCAAGACGGCTACGGTGCGTGTGGCGCCTGCTGCAAGGACCGTAGCGAAGAATATGCTTAAGGGCCTGCGCACGGCAAGGCTCGGCGGCAAGCTGAAGGTGAGCTTTGAGGCAACGGGCCTTGCCGGCACCAATGCGCGTGTCGACATCCTGGATATGAAGGGTCATGTGATTTCTACGGTTACGGCAAAGACGCTGGAAGGTGCCAACGCATTGGTGCTGGACGCTCCGCAGACAGGCCTCTATATGCTCCGCGTCCGCGCAGGCTCTAAACAGCAGACAGTCAAAATTCTCGTGCGATAA
- a CDS encoding rhamnan synthesis F family protein, whose product MSSNGKVILYASYQTGENLPGYVQFALKHLAETDFTVVLLTNKRPLSAETMKFLEDNGIKLYLTENHGFDFGMWRRFLKDLANGRNNLVEFNSITRLLLVNDSIVYFQNNFADFIRRAESSTADVVSLTQNDEVRPHLQSFFLYLKQEALGAFYLHLLETPEQETFYDVVNRLEIGMARVFDEAEIQTASLFNTHLPAMFAYPELIAQGGGFIKRKLLQCRFDFKEKVHFIRHGAYKALNEDYHKLVVDAILAPDFKEEWLPKPLGNSATQTIDKLWQKAFHKVGWPVLRTAIKTKYKILNKKLEGDEYK is encoded by the coding sequence ATGTCCAGCAACGGTAAAGTCATTCTCTATGCAAGCTACCAGACCGGGGAAAATCTCCCCGGGTATGTGCAGTTTGCGCTGAAGCACCTCGCCGAAACAGACTTTACCGTCGTGCTGCTCACGAACAAGCGTCCGCTTTCGGCAGAGACGATGAAGTTCCTGGAAGACAACGGAATCAAGCTTTACCTGACCGAAAATCATGGGTTTGATTTTGGCATGTGGCGCCGTTTCCTCAAGGACCTCGCCAACGGCCGCAACAACCTCGTGGAATTCAACAGCATCACTCGCCTGCTGCTCGTAAACGATTCTATCGTATACTTCCAGAACAATTTTGCGGACTTTATCCGCCGCGCCGAATCAAGCACCGCCGACGTGGTATCGCTTACGCAAAATGACGAAGTACGCCCGCACTTGCAATCGTTCTTCTTGTACCTAAAGCAAGAAGCCTTGGGCGCCTTCTATTTGCACCTGCTCGAAACGCCGGAACAAGAGACTTTCTACGACGTAGTAAACCGTTTGGAAATTGGCATGGCGAGAGTCTTCGACGAAGCCGAGATCCAAACAGCATCGCTTTTCAACACGCATTTGCCCGCTATGTTCGCCTACCCCGAGCTGATTGCGCAGGGCGGCGGATTTATCAAACGCAAACTTTTGCAGTGTCGCTTCGACTTCAAGGAAAAAGTCCACTTTATTCGTCACGGAGCCTACAAGGCATTGAACGAAGATTACCACAAGCTGGTGGTGGACGCGATTCTTGCGCCAGACTTCAAAGAAGAATGGCTCCCGAAGCCCCTTGGCAATTCGGCAACTCAGACCATCGACAAACTTTGGCAAAAAGCATTCCACAAAGTAGGCTGGCCCGTACTCAGGACAGCCATCAAGACCAAATACAAGATTCTGAATAAGAAGCTCGAAGGCGACGAATACAAATAA